One Leptospira semungkisensis DNA segment encodes these proteins:
- a CDS encoding ankyrin repeat domain-containing protein, with translation MKFISQPISFLTLGFSLLFVAFFSIGSEEVRYAHPNNSVGAAYSGVKKRADLPSPTISGSGLKAVAIVGEVDGSDGPKTREYVNNVKGLVKVLKDRGVSVSEFYPPNNPWSGIVTAAKNSNIVLYAGHGVGTNLDRPPYDQKSVGGFYLGKEFVSNEQISSEFKPAPDAIVLFLGACFTAGNMAYDMGVIRDEEAKKRISMYSSPFIGSGFKGYFATWAPWTAQTLLALLFTEKNFGEVYLSQTNSQEVSKIDHPSRSGSVLYYHTKPPLSNPIYDYAFAGDATTIWKSTSSNTGPPDTAISEEEKQKQSRILISSIYDKNEDKSLQSLAKGADPNSDYLGWKPIHLAIVFDLPNVVKELVSKKASINAQAEGFTPLSLAIAYDRKEIADFLEKEGGTRSRAAFKKPNIPNLKR, from the coding sequence ATGAAATTTATTTCCCAACCGATTTCATTCTTAACCCTCGGTTTCTCTCTACTCTTTGTAGCCTTCTTCTCCATAGGATCGGAAGAAGTTCGGTATGCCCATCCCAATAACAGCGTAGGTGCCGCTTATTCCGGGGTAAAGAAAAGAGCCGATCTTCCCTCCCCTACTATTTCCGGTTCAGGACTCAAGGCAGTCGCCATTGTGGGAGAAGTGGACGGAAGCGATGGCCCTAAGACCAGAGAGTATGTGAACAATGTCAAAGGGCTCGTCAAGGTATTGAAGGACAGAGGTGTGAGTGTAAGTGAATTTTATCCTCCGAATAATCCTTGGTCAGGTATCGTAACTGCAGCAAAGAATTCTAATATAGTTTTATACGCAGGTCATGGTGTCGGAACAAACTTGGATCGACCTCCTTATGATCAAAAATCCGTCGGTGGTTTTTATCTAGGGAAGGAATTTGTCTCCAACGAACAGATCTCTTCCGAATTCAAACCGGCTCCCGATGCGATTGTTCTATTCCTGGGCGCTTGTTTCACTGCAGGAAATATGGCTTATGATATGGGAGTCATTCGAGATGAAGAGGCAAAGAAAAGGATCTCAATGTATTCTTCTCCTTTTATCGGCTCTGGATTTAAAGGATATTTCGCGACTTGGGCGCCCTGGACAGCACAGACCTTGCTCGCTCTTTTATTCACTGAGAAAAATTTCGGTGAAGTATATCTGAGTCAAACCAACTCCCAAGAAGTCAGCAAGATAGATCATCCTTCTCGATCTGGATCCGTTTTGTATTATCATACAAAGCCTCCTCTTTCAAATCCGATTTACGACTATGCATTTGCTGGTGACGCTACAACGATTTGGAAATCAACTTCTTCTAATACTGGTCCACCGGACACTGCGATCTCCGAAGAGGAAAAACAAAAACAAAGCCGCATCCTGATCTCGAGTATCTACGATAAGAACGAGGATAAGTCTTTACAATCTTTGGCAAAAGGAGCAGACCCGAACTCGGATTATCTTGGTTGGAAGCCGATCCACCTCGCTATCGTATTCGATCTTCCGAATGTGGTGAAGGAATTAGTAAGCAAGAAGGCTTCGATCAATGCGCAAGCAGAAGGGTTCACTCCTCTCTCTTTAGCAATCGCTTATGATCGTAAGGAAATCGCTGATTTTTTGGAAAAAGAAGGAGGCACTCGCAGTCGAGCTGCATTCAAAAAACCGAATATTCCTAATTTGAAACGCTAA